The genomic window TTCAAAATCAACAGAATGGCACCCACCGAAAAGACTAGAATTAATCGGTAAGGTTGTTTTCTTGGCTCTACCGCAACCGCGTTAACGCCTTTGCGAAGCAGCACAGCCTATTACGGCGGCTTCTCAGTTTAATGTTAACCAGCTCATTGCACCTATGTGTGCTTCTGTGGCGGGTTTTTTGCGTGTGAATAATAGGTAGGCCAAATGAGTGAGGTTTTGCTATACCCAAGCAGGGCCACTTTAAAAAGTTAACAAAACGTAGGAGTTAGGGTGACATGCAAGACACACTAGTTCAGCAGGGCTTGGATTTAATGTTTACGGGCATGGGTACTGTGTTCGTATTTTTAACATTGCTTGTTATTGGTACTTTGGCCATGTCGACCATTGTGTCTCGTTTTTTCCATGTGGAGGAGGTTGAGCTACCAAAGCCAGTTGCTAAAGAGAAAGCAGCACCCGTTAATAAAAAGACGCTTGCGGTTATTCAGGCCGCTGTTCACGCGCACAGGGCTAAAAAGTAATTTACAGCTAGCCTCTAACTAATTCTGCCTGCTATTTAAGCAGTTTAATAAAATATTGGGACCGTGAAATGAGTGAAGCCAAAAAGCCATTGGGCATAACTGATGTGGTATTGCGAGATGCGCATCAATCGTTGTTTGCTACTCGATTGCGCATTGACGACATGTTACCTATCGCAGAAAAATTAGATCAAGTTGGTTTTTGGTCGTTGGAATCTTGGGGCGGGGCAACGTTTGATGCTTGTATCCGCTATTTGGGCGAAGACCCATGGGACAGAATTCGCGAACTTAAGAAAGCCATGCCTAACACGCCTCAGCAAATGTTGTTTCGCGGACAGAACATTCTAGGCTACCGTCACTATGCAGATGATGTTGTAGAAAAGTTTGTAGAGCGCGCGGCAGTAAATGGTGTGGATGTATTCCGAGTATTCGACGCAATGAATGATACTCGCAACTTGGAAACTGCTTTAAAGGCCGTTAAAAAAGTTGGTAAACATGCACAGGGTACCATTTCTTACACTTTAAGCCCGGTTCATAGCATCGATAAATGGGTTGAAATGGGCAAGCTGCTAGAAGATCTAGGTGCAGACTCCATTGCCATTAAGGATATGGCTGGTTTATTAAAACCCTATGACGGTTTTGAACTAGTGCAAAAATTAAAGGCCGCGTGTGATATTCCAATCCATATGCAGTGCCACGCTACAACTGGCTTGGCCCACGCCACCATTCTTAAGTGCGTAGAAGCAGGTATTGATAACGTCGATACTGCTATTTCGTCTATGTCCATGACCTATGGTCACAGCCCCACAGAAACGTTGGTTGCAACCCTTCAAGGTACAGAGCGCGATACCGGCTTGGACCTAGAGTTGCTGGAAGAGATTGCTATCTACTTCCGCGAAGTGCGTAAAAAGTACGCCAAGTTCGAAGGCTCTTTACGCGGTGTGGATTCACGCATTCTTACTGCTCAAGTTCCTGGTGGCATGCTCACCAATATGGAAAGCCAGCTTAAAGAGCAGGGCGCAGAAGATAAGTTTGATCAGGTACTGCAGGAAATTCCACGCGTTCGCGAAGATTTAGGTTTTATTCCATTGGTAACGCCAACCTCTCAAATTGTTGGCACACAAGCTGTTATGAACGTGCTAAGCGGAGAACGTTACGCGCGTATTTCTAAAGAGACAGAAGGCGTACTTAAAGGGCTTTATGGCGCGACTCCTGCACCAGTAAATAAAGAGTTGCAAGCTAAAGTGTTGGCTGAGGGCGAAGAAGTTATCACTTGTCGCCCAGCAGATTTACTTGAGCCTGAGCTTGAAAAGCTCACCAAGGCGTTGTTAGAAGAAGCGGCGGCTAAAAATATCACCTTAGCTAAAGGTGATAATCAAATCGATGATGTGCTTACTTACGCGTTGTTCAACCAGATTGGCCTTAAGTTCCTTGAAAATAAAGGTAACCCAGACGCATTTGAGCCTGCGCCAACCGGTAAAGAAACTGATGTTGTACTGGCGCCAAATGGCGATGAAGTTTACACCGTGACAGTAGAGGGTGAGGACTACACCGTAACCGTGAGCAATGGCGGTGAGTTAACCGGCATTGTGCCGTTAAGTGGCGCATCTTCATCGGGATCTTCTGCTTCTAAGTCTGAAGTTTCGGGCGGTGAGCCGGTGCTAGCTCCGTTGGCGGGTAATATTTTCCGCGTCATGGTCTCTCCGGGTCAGCAGGTGGAAGAAGGTGACACATTGTTAGTGCTTGAAGCTATGAAGATGGAAACCCAAATTAGCGCACCTCACGCAGGCATTATTGGTGCCGTAAACGTGCGCGAAGGTGATGTTGTAACCGTGGGCGATAACCTACTAACCATTGCTTAAGGCATAAGAGGTAATAATGGAAAACTTAATTAGCCTCTGGGAGGAGTCGGGACTTTACCTGATGATGCCTGGGCAGCTTTTCATGATTTTTGTGGGCATTCTGTTGCTGTTTTTGGCAATTCGTAAAGGGTTTGAGCCTTTATTACTTGTGCCAATTGGCTTTGGCGGCATTCTAGCTAACATCCCTGGCGCAGGGTTGGCCTTGCCGGCAGTCGAGAATGCCATTTTTGTTGCTGATCCTGCCGTGTTGGCTGCCTTAGCCGACACGTTGGGGTTGACCAGCTGGGAATCGCCCAAGGAGTTAGTGCATGCCTATGAGATGGCTAGCCCCGCGGTTCACCATGCAGCCCATCAAGTTGCAGTCGGCTATGGCTATTCTAACGGCATGCTTTATAACTTTTACTCGGTTGCTATTGCTAGCGGCGTTGCGCCCCTGCTGATTTTTATGGGTGTAGGGGCTATGACCGATTTTGGTCCGCTCTTAGCAAACCCTAAAACTCTCTTTTTAGGTGCTGCGGCTCAGTTTGGTATTTTTGCAACCGTACTTGGTGCAGTAGGCTTAGCAGCTACGGGTCAGATGGACTTCACCATTGCTGAGGCTGCGGCCATCGGTATTATTGGTGGCGCTGATGGTCCAACAGCAATTTATGTTGCCAGTAAGCTGGCCCCCGATTTACTGGGTGCAATTGCTGTTGCAGCATACTCGTATATGGCGCTGGTACCTATGATTCAGCCGCCAATCATGAAGCTGCTTACTACAGAGTCCGAGCGCAAAATTGTAATGACGCAATTGCGAGCAGTAAGTAAACGCGAAAAAATCACCTTCCCAATTATGGTGTTGGTGCTTGTAGCGTTAGTGTTGCCAAGCGCTGCGCCGCTACTGGGGATGTTCTGCTTTGGTAACTTGATGCGCGAGTGTGGCGTGGTAGAGCGTTTATCTGATACGGCTCAGAATGCTTTAATCAACATCGTGACCATTTTCTTGGGGCTAAGTGTTGGTTCTAAGTTGGCTGCAGATAAGTTCCTAGACCCTAAAACACTGGGTATTTTAGTGTTGGGTGTAGTGGCATTTGGTATTGGCACTGCCGCAGGCGTACTTATGGCTAAGCTCATTAACTTGGTGAGTAAGCAAAAGATCAACCCGCTTATTGGTTCTGCTGGGGTATCTGCTGTACCAATGGCGGCGCGAGTTTCAAACAAAGTGGGCTTGCAGTCTAACCCTCAAAACTTCCTATTAATGCATGCTATGGGCCCCAATGTGGCCGGTGTTATCGGGTCTGCCGTTGCTGCGGGCGTGATGATTTCCATGGTTAGTGGTATGTAATTTCAAAACTGGCGCGCCCAATGAGGGCGTCGCCACCTTTTTTGCGTTAAGCTGGTGCGTCAGCGGCGTAATTTTGTATTTATCTTCTGCAAAAACGCAATAATTCCATTCTATTCTCTCCAAACGTTTTACCTACGCGGCGCTTATAGTAGAATGCGCCCCAAATTTAGCAAGCCGATCCCACAATGGAGCAATCTATGTTCAGACGTACCAAAATTGTTAGCACACTTGGGCCAGCAACCGACGAGCCCGGTATTTTAGAAAAACTTATTCTTGCAGGTGTTAACGTAGTACGTCTGAATTTCTCCCACGGGAGTCCGGAAGATCACAAGCGTCGTGCAGATGAAGTACGCAGCTTGGCCGCTAAGCACGGTAAGTTTGTTGCAGTATTGGGCGACCTTCAAGGCCCCAAAATTCGTATTGCTCGTTTTGCAGATGGCCCAATCAGCTTGGCTGTTGGTGACAAGTTTCTTTTGGATGCGAGCTTAGAGCGTGATGCAGGTAACCAGCATCAAGTGGGCATCGACTATAAAGAATTGCCAAACGACGTAAACCCAGGCGACAGCTTATTGCTGGATGACGGCCGTGTTGTGTTGAAAGTACTTTCTGTTGAAGGCACTAAAGTTCACACGGAAGTAACGGTTGCTGGCAAGCTTTCAAATAACAAAGGTATTAACCGTCAAGGTGGTGGCTTAACAGCGCCAGCACTTACCGATAAAGACCGTGCAGACATTAAAACTGCTGTTGCTATCGATGTTGATTACTTGGCTGTGTCGTTCCCACGCAGTGCAGAAGACATGAATCTTGCTCGTCAGTTAGTTGTAGAGGCCGGCGGCAATATCCACCTAGTTGCTAAAATTGAACGCGCTGAGTCAGTAGAAAACCAAGAAGTATTGGATGACCTCATTCGCGCTTCAGACGCAGTGATGGTTGCCCGTGGTGACTTAGGTGTTGAGATTGGCGATGCCGCTTTGATTGGCATGCAAAAGCTTATTATCGAACGTGCTCGTGCTTTAAACCGTTGCGTAATTACTGCGACTCAAATGATGGAGTCCATGATTAGCAGCCCATTACCAACTCGCGCAGAAGTATTCGACGTGGCTAACGCCGTGTTGGATGGTACCGATGCTGTGATGTTGTCTGCTGAAACTGCAGCTGGCCAATTCCCTGTGCAAACAGTTGAGGCGATGGTACGTGTGATTCTTGGTGCAGAAAAACACCCACGTGCGGAAACTCGTCCTGTTCGTGCAGACGGCGACTACAGTGCTATTGACGAATCTATTGCATTGGCAGCTATGTACACAGCACACCAATTGAAAGGTGTTAAGTGTATTGCCAGCATGACTGAATCTGGTTCAACTCCAATGTTGATGTCGCGCTTTGGTGCTCGTTTGCCAATTTTCGCATTCTCTCGCGATATTCGTACATTGCGTCGCGCGGCATTGTTCCGCGGTGTTCAAACTATTTTGTTTGATAACAACGCTATCCCACCGGGTGAAATGTATGATCGTGCATTAGAAATCATGCGCGAGCAAAAGATTATCGAAGATGGCGACCTTGTGATTCTTTCTAAAGGTGACACTAGCGAGCACGGTGGAACCAACACCATGAAGATTCTTCAGGTTGGTTCAACTAACTAATTAGAATCATCGACACTGTTCTTCCAAAAAGCGGCTCTTTGTAGCCGCTTTTTTTATGGCTGCTGTTTGTTAACCTTGAGCTTGGGCGGGTGCGGTTTCAATATTTAGTGCCACATTGATTTTATTAACTAGAACCTCAGCATTTATAGGCTTAACAATATAGTCGTTTATGCCTTGCTGTATGGCTTTGCGAATGGATGAGGCCTCTGAATTTGCCGTAACCATTACAAAGTGCGCCCCGCGGAGTGTATTAGAGGCTTTCGCTTTGCTATGAATGTCTATCCCCGACAACTCTGGCATATCCCAGTCGCATAAAATAACGTCGTAAGGTTCTGCTGCGCTTTTTATCTTATCGAAGGCTGCAATGCCATCTTCTGCAGTATCTAGTAGCCTAAAGCCAGCGTCAGTTAATATACCAACCACTAGCTCACAGGCTTCGCTATTATCTTCTGCCACCAATATTCGCGCGTTACTAGCTGTAATTTGGGTGCGTTTAAGCTGCGAACTTACGCTGACACTGGGTGCTTTAGGCGTTAACCTAGCGAGCTTCTGCAGCGCAGAATCCATCACTTTTAACATTTCTATGTGGGGGCGCTTGACGTCCTCGGCTAACTTGGGGTCTTCAATGGTCTTTTGCAGCCATGCTCTGCGCTTGCCTAGGGTGTCTAAAACAAGTTTAAGTTCATTGGATTCAAGCATTAATGGGGTCCACCGGTAATTAGCTCGCAGGGTTGTTAATTACAGTATAGAAGTAGATGCGCTTGATGATAGATCGAAAATGACTAGTCTTGCGAAGCTTAAAAACCAAAGAGAAGAAAGCGGAGGTTGTAGCAGGAGGGTGCCGCTAGCGGCTATGAATTGCGGCTAGCGTCGTTTTCTTTAATAGAGGCCATTACTTTCTGCATGTATGCATAATAGTCGTCAGACAGGGTGCGAGAGCCATCACGGCGGTCTTCGCGTGATTTACGGCGTTTGCGATGGTAAAGGTCGAGCGGCATACTACTACAGGGGTCTGCATCGAGTCTTCTGTCATCGCCTTTTCTGCGGTCAACAAATATAAATTTATTGGATGAGGGTGCGTTACTCATAGTCAGTACATCATTGTTTGCTTGCTGTGAATCTTTGATCAATTTTCGCATCTTTCTACTTTCTTTATGAGATGACAAGACTAGAATAGCCATCTTTCTTGTCTTGTCCAGTGATTATAGGGCAATTTGTGTTCCAAAAAGGTGATACATATGTCAGTACAGCTTACTATCCAGCAAAAGCTTCAATTACAGTTTAGTCCGGTTCTTCTGGAGGTGCTGAATGAAAGTCACGGCCACAATGTGGCCAAAGGGTCCGAAACCCACTTTAAAGTTGTTGCAGTAAGCGACGCATTTGAAGGCTTGGGGTTGGTGAAACGCCATCAAGCTGTTTATGCAGCCTTGGCGGACGAGCTGGCCAGCGGAGTACATGCGCTGGCGCTACATTTGTTTACGCCTAGTGAGTGGGAAGCCAATAAGGCAGACTTGGCCTCGCCTAAGTGTATGGGCGGCAGTAAAAAATAAAAAAGTGTAATAGTTGATGTCCTTTGGTTGAATTTTAACCTCTCATTTCGATAGAATCGCGCACCGTTATTCTATTTACTCTGAAAAGTAGTTTTTATGCCCCAGATTGTTATAGCCGCGTTATATAAGTTTGTTTCCTTGCCCGATTTCGAGGCACTGCGAGAGCCGCTGCAGGCCTTTTGTATAGAGAATGAGATAAAGGGTACATTGCTGCTCGCGCAAGAGGGGATAAACGGCACTGTGGCTGGTAGGCGTGAGGCAATTGATGCTCTGTTAGCTTATTTCGGTAAAGATGCTCGGCTGGCAGATATAGACCACAAAGAATCCTACGAAGAAGAGCAGCCTTTTTATCGCATGAAGGTAAAGCTCAAAAAAGAAATAGTCACAATGGGCGTTGAAGGTATAGACCCCAACAATATCGTGGGCACCTACGTTGAGCCTAAAGACTGGAATAGCCTTATCGATGACCCCGAAGTAATCGTTGTGGATACCAGAAATAATTACGAATACGATATTGGCACTTTCGAAGGTGCGCTCAACCCCAACACTGAAAGTTTTCGCGAGCTGCCCGAGTATGTGGCTAAAAACCTAGACCCAGCTAAACACAAAAAAGTGGCGATGTTTTGTACAGGCGGAATTCGCTGTGAAAAATCTACAGCGTTTATGAAACAGCGAGGGTTTGAAGAGGTTTATCATCTAAAGGGCGGTATTTTAAAATACTTAGAAGAAGTGCCCGAAGAGCAAACTCGCTGGAAAGGGGAGTGCTTTGTATTCGATAATCGTGTAGCTGTAAATCACGCATTAGAAAAAGGTA from Saccharophagus degradans 2-40 includes these protein-coding regions:
- a CDS encoding response regulator — protein: MLESNELKLVLDTLGKRRAWLQKTIEDPKLAEDVKRPHIEMLKVMDSALQKLARLTPKAPSVSVSSQLKRTQITASNARILVAEDNSEACELVVGILTDAGFRLLDTAEDGIAAFDKIKSAAEPYDVILCDWDMPELSGIDIHSKAKASNTLRGAHFVMVTANSEASSIRKAIQQGINDYIVKPINAEVLVNKINVALNIETAPAQAQG
- the pyk gene encoding pyruvate kinase, with amino-acid sequence MFRRTKIVSTLGPATDEPGILEKLILAGVNVVRLNFSHGSPEDHKRRADEVRSLAAKHGKFVAVLGDLQGPKIRIARFADGPISLAVGDKFLLDASLERDAGNQHQVGIDYKELPNDVNPGDSLLLDDGRVVLKVLSVEGTKVHTEVTVAGKLSNNKGINRQGGGLTAPALTDKDRADIKTAVAIDVDYLAVSFPRSAEDMNLARQLVVEAGGNIHLVAKIERAESVENQEVLDDLIRASDAVMVARGDLGVEIGDAALIGMQKLIIERARALNRCVITATQMMESMISSPLPTRAEVFDVANAVLDGTDAVMLSAETAAGQFPVQTVEAMVRVILGAEKHPRAETRPVRADGDYSAIDESIALAAMYTAHQLKGVKCIASMTESGSTPMLMSRFGARLPIFAFSRDIRTLRRAALFRGVQTILFDNNAIPPGEMYDRALEIMREQKIIEDGDLVILSKGDTSEHGGTNTMKILQVGSTN
- a CDS encoding OadG family protein, with the translated sequence MQDTLVQQGLDLMFTGMGTVFVFLTLLVIGTLAMSTIVSRFFHVEEVELPKPVAKEKAAPVNKKTLAVIQAAVHAHRAKK
- a CDS encoding rhodanese-related sulfurtransferase; the encoded protein is MPQIVIAALYKFVSLPDFEALREPLQAFCIENEIKGTLLLAQEGINGTVAGRREAIDALLAYFGKDARLADIDHKESYEEEQPFYRMKVKLKKEIVTMGVEGIDPNNIVGTYVEPKDWNSLIDDPEVIVVDTRNNYEYDIGTFEGALNPNTESFRELPEYVAKNLDPAKHKKVAMFCTGGIRCEKSTAFMKQRGFEEVYHLKGGILKYLEEVPEEQTRWKGECFVFDNRVAVNHALEKGTYDLCHGCRYPITEEDKKSEKYIEGVACPHCHDTQTPDQRARFMERQKQVQLAKARKQAHIGAPAPSRQK
- the oadA gene encoding sodium-extruding oxaloacetate decarboxylase subunit alpha, with the protein product MSEAKKPLGITDVVLRDAHQSLFATRLRIDDMLPIAEKLDQVGFWSLESWGGATFDACIRYLGEDPWDRIRELKKAMPNTPQQMLFRGQNILGYRHYADDVVEKFVERAAVNGVDVFRVFDAMNDTRNLETALKAVKKVGKHAQGTISYTLSPVHSIDKWVEMGKLLEDLGADSIAIKDMAGLLKPYDGFELVQKLKAACDIPIHMQCHATTGLAHATILKCVEAGIDNVDTAISSMSMTYGHSPTETLVATLQGTERDTGLDLELLEEIAIYFREVRKKYAKFEGSLRGVDSRILTAQVPGGMLTNMESQLKEQGAEDKFDQVLQEIPRVREDLGFIPLVTPTSQIVGTQAVMNVLSGERYARISKETEGVLKGLYGATPAPVNKELQAKVLAEGEEVITCRPADLLEPELEKLTKALLEEAAAKNITLAKGDNQIDDVLTYALFNQIGLKFLENKGNPDAFEPAPTGKETDVVLAPNGDEVYTVTVEGEDYTVTVSNGGELTGIVPLSGASSSGSSASKSEVSGGEPVLAPLAGNIFRVMVSPGQQVEEGDTLLVLEAMKMETQISAPHAGIIGAVNVREGDVVTVGDNLLTIA
- a CDS encoding BolA family protein, with translation MSVQLTIQQKLQLQFSPVLLEVLNESHGHNVAKGSETHFKVVAVSDAFEGLGLVKRHQAVYAALADELASGVHALALHLFTPSEWEANKADLASPKCMGGSKK
- a CDS encoding sodium ion-translocating decarboxylase subunit beta — its product is MENLISLWEESGLYLMMPGQLFMIFVGILLLFLAIRKGFEPLLLVPIGFGGILANIPGAGLALPAVENAIFVADPAVLAALADTLGLTSWESPKELVHAYEMASPAVHHAAHQVAVGYGYSNGMLYNFYSVAIASGVAPLLIFMGVGAMTDFGPLLANPKTLFLGAAAQFGIFATVLGAVGLAATGQMDFTIAEAAAIGIIGGADGPTAIYVASKLAPDLLGAIAVAAYSYMALVPMIQPPIMKLLTTESERKIVMTQLRAVSKREKITFPIMVLVLVALVLPSAAPLLGMFCFGNLMRECGVVERLSDTAQNALINIVTIFLGLSVGSKLAADKFLDPKTLGILVLGVVAFGIGTAAGVLMAKLINLVSKQKINPLIGSAGVSAVPMAARVSNKVGLQSNPQNFLLMHAMGPNVAGVIGSAVAAGVMISMVSGM